The following proteins are co-located in the Microbacterium immunditiarum genome:
- a CDS encoding GNAT family N-acetyltransferase, translated as MTAADWPAVERIYAQGIEDGEATFEVATPSWTAFDAGKLHELRFVAVDETGAIVGWIAASAVSARPAYRGVVEHSVYIDRAARGRGIGRLLLDAFIDAAEHAGIWTIQSSIFPENAASVRLHEAAGFRVVGRRERIARSGTGPHAGAWRDTLLIERRSSIDRSG; from the coding sequence ATGACGGCGGCCGACTGGCCGGCCGTCGAGCGGATCTACGCACAGGGGATCGAAGACGGGGAGGCGACATTCGAGGTCGCCACCCCGTCGTGGACGGCCTTCGACGCGGGCAAGCTCCACGAGCTCCGGTTCGTCGCGGTCGATGAAACCGGGGCGATCGTGGGATGGATCGCGGCGTCGGCCGTGTCGGCGCGTCCCGCTTATCGTGGAGTCGTCGAGCACTCGGTCTACATCGATCGCGCGGCTCGGGGGCGTGGCATCGGCCGCCTCCTCCTCGACGCGTTCATCGACGCCGCGGAGCATGCGGGGATCTGGACGATCCAGTCGAGCATCTTCCCGGAGAACGCCGCCAGCGTTCGCCTGCACGAGGCCGCGGGGTTCCGCGTCGTGGGTCGACGGGAGCGGATCGCCCGATCCGGGACCGGCCCTCATGCCGGCGCGTGGCGTGACACGCTGCTCATCGAACGGCGCAGTTCGATCGACCGGAGCGGTTGA